The Candidatus Beckwithbacteria bacterium genomic interval ATTCACCACCTTTCTTTAATAAACTCGAATGTCAGATTCGAAATTTAATTTTTTGAATTTTTAATAGCACCTAAAACGTAAACTAGATTGCGAATATTACCTTGCAAAACATTAACCATACCGGATAAGGGAGCAGCTAAGCTGCCAACCACTTTAGCTTGTAATTCCTGTTTGCCAGGTAGTTTGGATAAGGCAATAACTTGGTCAGCAGTGAGAGCTTTATCGTCAAAATATCCAGCCGTGAATTCTGGGAGTTCATTATCTTTGCTAAAATCAGCAACTACTTTCAAAGGAGCCACCTCATCTTCATAGGCAAAAACCGCAGCAGTAGGACCTTGTAAAGCCTCATCTAAATCTTTATTGTTGTAAGCCAATCTTAGAAGGGTATTTTTGGTTACTAGTAGTTCACCGCCAACTTCTCGGATTTTATCACGCAACTCATTTAACTGGTTAACTCCCAGGCCTCGATAGTGAGCAAATATCGTTGCTTTAGATTGGTTTTTCTTATCTTTAATCTGGTTTAGTAAATCGACATTTTGTTGACTTGGCATACGCTTTTTCATTCTGTAGTTATAAAACTTCAAAATGATAAGTTTATAATTTTAAAATATTAAAAAAGACACCCGAGGTGCCTATAAAAAACATTAAGAAATAAGTCTTAATACTTACAGCTCCTCGGAAAGATTTATATCCTTACGGAACACTTTCTGTCTTTGGATAAAGATATTATAAGTGCAGTTTGAGTTTTATGCAAATTTAATCACAACCAAAAGGATTAAGACATGGTTCTCCCAATATTTCGTTTAAAAAATTTACTCCGTTTTGAATATTTTCTTGATTTTGCATTTCGGTTTCAATTTTTTGTTGCAAGGCTTGACTCAAAGCAGGATCATATTCAGCTACTACTGGATCGCCTCCCAGAATTCCTCCACCATATAACGCCCATAACCCGGCTTGTTCTTTTCTGAAACATTCTTGATTACTATCGTAATAGTAAATTTCACCGTCAGGTCCTTTTAATTTACCATCATCTGTTATAACAGTTTGGTTAATATAATTTTCAACATCATCATTAGCTTCATACGGAGGGAAAAGTAATGAATTTATAGAATCGTAAGTACTATAAGCAAAATTTGTGCTTTGTTGTTTCTTTACTACTGCAGTATCACCTTGTTGTAAGGTATCGGTTTCTATATTCACTGCCGCCGATTTTTCTTCCAAAGCAGTATAATCTCTTGGGTCAATATATGTTCCACTAGCTCCATATTGATTACCATTTGGTGCTGTTGTTTTAGGTAGACTAGTTTGAGATATGCCGCCTTGGCCAGTCTGCCATCGATCTAAAGGCTGATCTGTTATCTGAGTAGGTGAAATCTTTGTTGGTTGCAAATTATCTAGCTGACCATCTTTAATTGGATCATATGATTTGTAAGTACCATTGGCAATCATAGTTTGGAATGTAGAGAGTGGGATAGATGCTACTCCCACCCGTCCTTCTCCAGGATTCAGTGGTGTTAGGGAAATGGTAGGGTTGTTAGTATCTGAACCAGAAACGCTACGGAGATATACTTCGCCATCTTTAATATAAAAATCTTCAGATGTAAAGTCAGAAAGATTGGTTTTAGTTTCTTTTTTTATTAT includes:
- a CDS encoding 50S ribosomal protein L10; the encoded protein is MPSQQNVDLLNQIKDKKNQSKATIFAHYRGLGVNQLNELRDKIREVGGELLVTKNTLLRLAYNNKDLDEALQGPTAAVFAYEDEVAPLKVVADFSKDNELPEFTAGYFDDKALTADQVIALSKLPGKQELQAKVVGSLAAPLSGMVNVLQGNIRNLVYVLGAIKNSKN